A window of Gallus gallus isolate bGalGal1 chromosome 3, bGalGal1.mat.broiler.GRCg7b, whole genome shotgun sequence genomic DNA:
ATTTGCTTTCCTGTCATCAAATCATGTGTATTTGGCTCTGAGGTGAAGTCTGTACATCCAGAGGATGGCTCCCTGCCACCCCGAGCAGAGCCTACAGAGTCCTCTACAGCCCGACAGGTCTTGAAGctgctcttctgtgctgctggtcTACAGGTAGGGGCCCTATGCATGTGTGCATGGCCATCCCATTCAGGGTGGAGGGACTGGAAAATGAGTTTGTACTGCCAGTTCCTTGAAGATGCAGTGCTGTCCTTGATAGGGCAGGGTTGGAAGCTGGGACACAGCCTCTCCACTAGGATAATCCATCAGGGCTGCTGGGTAACCTTTGAGGGACCATTCTGGTGTTGCCTGGATTGGGACCTCTCTCATCTGTCCAAAGGCAGTCTCCTGCATCCATGGACAGGGAAAATTCTCGGCCTGAGAAGGATTGTTAGGGCTGCTCTTGTTCCGACTCCCATCAGAGCAGCAGGTAGTTTGAGCCCCCTTAACACACAGGCTCTCTTCTGGGTCACTTTCTGGGGCTGATGGGTTCTGCCCTTGGTAGATTGGATTTGGATACCAGGATACTTGGATACTGAATTCAGCTACAAAAAGAGAGGatcttttaattttagtttCCTTGAGTCTCAGCTACAGCCTAATCATCATTAGGAAAGACAGCTTTTTGGTTCTGTGAGGACTAAAATTAATTATTATACAAAACTCACacatcctgcagccagcagaagatGCCCACACTCTGGCCTACTATCCCAGCACATTCAGACTTCCTGTGAGGACACCACCATGTCATTTCATCTCTCTGCCTTAGTGGGAGAGAAAAGTCCATGTTACTTTTGTCAAAGGCTCGGTGCTGTAGCACTGGGGCTGCATAAGTAGCGGAGGTGACAGCCAGAGCAGTGATTATCCCTGGAGAGCAATTTTGTCTGTTAGAAACTAGAATTGATTTGGGTGAAAGAACTTGGTCTGTAGAGCTGGAAGTGAAAACCAACACAGAGGCCATTGGGAAAGCTGCCAggacctgctgcagggagagctggcaCCAAAACCAGAGCTATACATCAGTTATGTTCTCTGATCCTGTACATCTGGTTCAACAGGCAGTTTAAATCAAGTATTTTCTGTATACTGAGGTGTTGCTTTGTGGGCTTCTCTTTCCTTGTAGAGGCTATACTTGAGCAGGGCTGGTTTTGTTTGGCTTTAGTTGTTCCTAAGTGTAACCACAAGGTGGGCTCCTGCAGGTTGATTGCAACAGGAGCAGTCCCATCTCCCAGTGTGTCAGGGAAGCACTGCTATGAAGAGGATGATGCAATGACTGGGCAGACAAGGATCTCCTGGGGTCTATTCTTCCAGTGGTTGCTTGTAGCTCTTGGTGTGGATCCTAACTCCCTGTGCTCCTCCTGCTTCGCAGGTCTCCTACCTCACGTGGGGTGTTGTCCAGGAGCGCGTGATGACAAGAACATACGGTGCTACTGAAACGGACCCTGGTGAGAAGTTCAAGGACTCCCAGTTCCTAGTGTTTATGAACCGCATCCTGGCCTTCACTGTGGCTGGTCTGTACTGTGCCCTGACCAAGCAGCCACGCCATGGGGCTGCTATGTACAAGTACTCCTTTGCCTCCCTCTCCAACATCCTCAGCAGCTGGTGCCAGTACGAGGCACTCAAATACATCAGCTTCCCCACCCAAGTGCTGGCCAAGGCTTCCAAAGTGATCCCTGTAATGATGATGGGTAAACTGGTGTCGCACAAGAGTTACGAATACTGGGAGTACCTGACAGCTGCCCTCATCTCCGTGGGAGTCAGCATGTTCCTGCTCTCTAGTGCTCCCAACAGACACGTATCCACTGTCACCACTTTCTCTGGTGTAGTCCTCCTGGCTGGCTACATTGTCTTTGACAGCTTCACATCCAACTGGCAGGATGCCCTCTTCACCTACAAGATGTCTCCCGTGCAGATGATGTTTGGTGTCAATGTCTTCTCCTGCCTTTTCACGGTGGGCTCGCTCTTGGAGCAGGGTGCTTTGCTAGAATCAGTACACTTCATGGCTCGTCACTCGGAGTTCACAGCCCacgcagtgctgctgtcagtgtgcTCTGCCTGCGGCCAGCTCTTCATCTTCTACACCATCAACCAGTTTGGGGCAGCTGTCTTCACTATCATCATGACTCTCCGCCAAGCCTTTGCCATTCTCCTCTCTTGCCTCATCTACGGGCACACCGTCACTGTTGTTGGTGGCCTTGGCATAGCTGTCGTCTTTATGGCACTCTTCCTCCGCGTCTATGCCCGCAGCCGCATGAAGAAGCGCAGCAAGAAACTACCACCAGGGGAGACCCCTGTACAAAAAGTCTAAGGAGCTGAGGCCAGGGCCTctgagctgtgcctgctgtCCTGCCTCTGCTTGGGGGCGCTTGCTTGATCTGTCAGAACCCACTGAGGAGCCAGGTGGGGTATGGTTAGGCTGGACAAGTGACTCACTTTTCCACCTGCTTTTcctggggaaggggctgcaaCAAGCCCAGGGAATGCTCTGGGTTGCCACAGCTCCAAACCTTTCTATTTGCCTTAATAGGTCAGAGACTTCCAGCCAAGACACAGGCCTAGAGGCTTGCAGCTGCAGGGGTAAACCAGCGTGGGGCTGCTGGTGCTCCTGCCCCATCTGTGTCATGGTTTCTCTCTAAGGTCATTGATTGAACAAGGGAGCTCTTTTCCGTGGCATCATCTTGCCTCCAGCTTACGCGCCTCCATGTCTGTCGCTACTAGAGAGCTCAGCAGGAGGAGTGGGCAGGAAAAACACTAGCTCTGTCTTTGAAATGCCTCTGTATGAGGCGAAGTTCTGAGCTGAGCCTGGGGGAAGTAGGACGGAAAATCCCAGCCCCTCCAGCCTCAGACTTCCTTcccaggaggtgctccaggtaGGACAGGCACAGCTCAGAGAGGACCTGTCCTACCGCAGGCCTGGGATCTGCTCTGGGAGGGCATGCTGGAATCCCAGTTTGGTTTGTCAGTCCCTCACCCCAGCTCTAAGGCAATTTTCTTTGCTCCTCCTAGCCCAGGCAGATTTTTATGCAGAGACAGGCTGGCTGATGCATTTCCCAAGGCTTGCTGAGTTATTCTAGGTTGCTTTTCAGTTACATCCGCTGCTGTTTCAGGCCAAGGGCTGCAGTGCCCAGAATCTCCAGCATCACCTCAGGGTGCCACAGTTTCTGGACTCCGTAGCTGCCATTCAGAGAAGCACAaatacctgcttttttttttttttttttttttttttttttcctgccaacTGGAGGTATCAGCCCCAGCTTTCCTGGGGCCTTACCAGAGCCCCGCAGTGCCTGGAGGTCTgtgggaggggacagagccCTCTGTCATGCTTCATCCTCTCTCTACAGGCAGCAGAGGATGGAGGAGCAGGTGCCTGCCCCCAGGCAGCAGGGGATGGGGCAGTGGAggctgctcccactgctctTCCCCAAAGCCTGGGTTTTACCCATTAACCCTTTTCTCCCCATCACAACCTGACTGACAAGTCAGCAGTTTTGGTACTTttgaaaagcaacatttttcttctttttattttattaaattaaaaatatgctgCATATAGTACCCCAGGGGTAaataggttttttgtttgtttgttttctttccccctaCATCTCTCTCCCACTCACAGATGGACGGAAGAGACTAACTCCCCAAGCTGTTCCCTAGCCTCCCTAGAAAGCTTTGCTATGCTATCCGTTCTTCTCAAATATGGGTACCTCTGCCTGCACCCAGGGGTGGACCTACAGCTTCAAAGTCCCATGGTACCTCTGTGCATGATTCCTGCGCACACAGCTGGAGAACATAGCCATGCTTGGACCTCTGCTTTTGCTCGTGAGTGCATCAGGACCTGCAAGTCTCTACCAACTTAATCCTGATAAGGACTTGGGGACCATGCAGGGAACCCAGGAGCCAGGTGGGTGTAGCTGCAAACGGGGTAGGTGGATAGAAATGATGCCAATGGCCAGAGCCCCCACTGCTGTAGCAAGGCCTCAAAGGACCCCAGCTTTAAGGGGGTGCATTTGCACCAACACCAGCTCCACAAGTCCTGTATAGGCCCCTGGTGCACAATTGAGGTGTTGAAAACAACCTTCACTCTATGCTTGTGCTCTTTGGGCCTAGCAAGGTCTGGAGTTAACCACAGAACCTTGCCCTTCAGCTAGAGAAACAGGAGAGTCAGGTGAGGGTTACAGGAGAGGCTGATTAGGCACAGTAACAGCCTGCAAGGATAAAAGCatctgctgagcacagctcaggCTTCTTTGAGTTTGGGTCTAGCAGTTTTATCCAATCTCCTTTACTACTTTCAAGCTTTTGAAAGTACCTATATTATATGacctcacagctctgcatccttccccTTACCTCCATTCCTTGTTTATGAATTCAGATTCCCCCAAGCGTCTGCCCCACAGTCTGCTGCCAGACTGAGAacatttggggttttggggtgggatttttttttttaacagggggaaggggggggatgAAGAGGGAAGGAATGGTGACATTTCTTTGTGCCACACTACAGAACAGGACCccttttctcatttaaatgagaatggaggaaaacaaacaaggaaaatgctTTAAGTTGAAAAGAATCAATGTTGAGCTCACTTGGCAAAACTTCCCTATCCTGGGAGAAATGGTAAGTCTCCTTTCTCCtgtctcagaaagaaaattggCTAGCACAGCTCTAGTTGTACCCCACTGGCCTGCACCCAAGCAGCACCattgcagcactgtgccccacaGTGTGCAGCCATGACTCCAGCTCCCAATAGGGCTAGAAACAGGGCCCAGCCGGTCTCTacctcccctttcccttttcatgATGGATGCTGGCTGAAACACCCGCTCCATTTTATGCGTGTGCTGGTTACGTTTTGCCCTGCTGTACTTCCACTTCCTCTTCATTCTATTTCAATGTCTTCTGCCCTTGTAGCAGCCTTCCACTTCATTCTGCTCCTGCTTCCTCTTCCTGT
This region includes:
- the SLC35B2 gene encoding adenosine 3'-phospho 5'-phosphosulfate transporter 1 isoform X1; the encoded protein is MGPPGRDRPRSPGSFLCPSLGSRRLSPVPDGKAVRFWGVRRPPARVRRFCVPLMLAALPAMATGEEMPPALQDSWGDFWLFRFFINAAGYASIVIPGFLLIQYFKRRNYLETGRGICFPVIKSCVFGSEVKSVHPEDGSLPPRAEPTESSTARQVLKLLFCAAGLQVSYLTWGVVQERVMTRTYGATETDPGEKFKDSQFLVFMNRILAFTVAGLYCALTKQPRHGAAMYKYSFASLSNILSSWCQYEALKYISFPTQVLAKASKVIPVMMMGKLVSHKSYEYWEYLTAALISVGVSMFLLSSAPNRHVSTVTTFSGVVLLAGYIVFDSFTSNWQDALFTYKMSPVQMMFGVNVFSCLFTVGSLLEQGALLESVHFMARHSEFTAHAVLLSVCSACGQLFIFYTINQFGAAVFTIIMTLRQAFAILLSCLIYGHTVTVVGGLGIAVVFMALFLRVYARSRMKKRSKKLPPGETPVQKV
- the SLC35B2 gene encoding adenosine 3'-phospho 5'-phosphosulfate transporter 1 isoform X2; its protein translation is MLAALPAMATGEEMPPALQDSWGDFWLFRFFINAAGYASIVIPGFLLIQYFKRRNYLETGRGICFPVIKSCVFGSEVKSVHPEDGSLPPRAEPTESSTARQVLKLLFCAAGLQVSYLTWGVVQERVMTRTYGATETDPGEKFKDSQFLVFMNRILAFTVAGLYCALTKQPRHGAAMYKYSFASLSNILSSWCQYEALKYISFPTQVLAKASKVIPVMMMGKLVSHKSYEYWEYLTAALISVGVSMFLLSSAPNRHVSTVTTFSGVVLLAGYIVFDSFTSNWQDALFTYKMSPVQMMFGVNVFSCLFTVGSLLEQGALLESVHFMARHSEFTAHAVLLSVCSACGQLFIFYTINQFGAAVFTIIMTLRQAFAILLSCLIYGHTVTVVGGLGIAVVFMALFLRVYARSRMKKRSKKLPPGETPVQKV